DNA from Candidatus Omnitrophota bacterium:
AGACCCGATGTCTGCCGCAGAGCGGCCAACTGCGGATACTCCGCTCCCAAGTCACCCTTCAAAATATCGGCGGCCTTCCATAAATAATCCGTCCACTCCAGAAGCTGAAGTTCTCCCCGGGCAAACTGATCATGAAACTGAGAGAGCTCAATAAACTCCGGAGGAAGAATCTTTTCTTTGAGCCCGCCCACGACCTTGTCCATGTCTTCTAAGGACTTGGCACCGGCTTCCTGGGCTTTCAGGTGCACCCACCAGGCAAGCTGGCTCTGCCAATACAGATCCGGGTCTTCCACACCCCGGAATTCCATGCCCCCCGGGGCTTCCACAATGGCGAGGTACTCTTCGCCCGTAAGCTCCCCTTGGTCGAGTAAAACCCGGGCAAAGCGCTCCCGGATTGCTTTCAGCGGAAAGGAGGCGACCCGGCTGGTGTCCACAGGCCCGCAGGAGCCTTCGGAAAGCACGAGCGGCAGGCCGGTTTCCTGGTGCCAATACTGAAGGAGTTGGGCGATATGCTGCTGGGCCTCGGGATGAGCGTGCAGATCTTGCACCAGGAAAACCGTGCTTACGGCGCCTTCCACTGGGGTAGACTGCGCAACGCGGCCGTATTCCTGCGGAACGGAAACAGGCGATTCTGTGTCGGAGGTTTTGGCATCGGAGGGAACCAGGCAGAGTCCTGCAGACGCAATCAGCCCGAACGCAAGCGTTGCTGCTCTTCTCCCCCAAGCGCTGTGGATAAATCGTTGAAACAAAACTATGGTCTCCTTGACCTTGTCATATGGAATTTCAACTAGATCGACGACTGAATAAGCTCTAAGCTACCCAACGCAGATTCTGAAACCAGCCCCGGCAGTGCCGGCAATTCTAACTCAGCCAAGGCCTGCTGCACAGCCCCGGACAAGACTTCCACTCCATAAACAAAGCGGTTTGCAAGCTGAACCCCGTCTTCCACGCGCACATTGTCCAACAGAATCACGTTTTCGAGCGCAACGCCGTGACCCGCAACGCGCACCCCGCTCTCCAAAAAGACCTTGCCGCGGATACGGACAAGACCCTGCCCGGCAGCGGATTCAGCGGGCGTGAAAATTCGGACCAAAGCTTGACCCAATTCTTCGCCGTTGAGCAATTCCACTTCCAGCTCTGCTCCGTCTTCCAACTGAACCCGGTTCCCCAACTCAGCTGCATCAATTTCATTCTGGGTCACCCGGGCTCGCCTCGTCTTCCACAAATCAATCAGGAGGACTTCCGGCAAAGAGTTTCCGGTAGCACCCACCTGCTCCTCCAAGAACCGAAGCACGGATTCCCAATCCCCGCCCAATCGCCGCAGCGCCCGCAGCTTGGCTGCCTCCTGCCATAAGATCATGTGGGTCAGTCTCGGGCCGTAGTCCGGATCGTCCGTCTCCCTAAAAGGACTCTCATCCTCGCCCACCATCTGGAGTACCCGGTCACCCAAGTCCGGATTGTGCCGGTCGTAACTCACCACATTTCCGCCGCGTTGTTGCACATCTTGCACGGCTGTGGCCACGTTAGCGTTTGTGGTATCGTCTATCACCAATCGATCCTTTGGATCCATCTCCAATTCGCGCTCGTGGATACTCATGCCATCCCGCTTAATCCCCAGCCAGGACACAGAACCCCGGCCGGTCCGGATCACGGGTCTGCCGTCAAATTCTTTCTCTCCCATCGCAGCGCTCAACTTGGCCTGAAGGGCCCCAGCAAGTTCATCTCTGAGATGATCAAAGTGTTGTCTAGCGGTTGCTTCCGCTTCCGGCGGCAAATACTCCAGCTCAAGATCAAAGGCCACAATCTCGCCCGTATTTTTATCCCCGTCCCGGTAATCGATGTGCAGGCTCACCCCTTCTTCCAATTCCAAAGGATTACCGTTCCGAAGCAAAATCTTTCCGAGGTATCGGTCCTGAAATTCCTCCCAGACCTCCTTGATCAGCTGAATGGCCTGCTTTCTTCTCAAGTATCTCGGATCCGAATGCACGCCTGCCGAAGCCTCCACCGCATAGTAAGGACTCAGCGTTGCGGGGACACGCCCCAGGCCCCGCGTGTGCGCGCGATTCCAGGCTTGATTGGTCACCACTGTGAGACGCCGTTTCTCGTTGCGCAGGGAATGGGCGTCCCGCGCTTCCAAGACCCATGCTCTCATGGCCTCCAATATCCAGTCCGAAAGCGGATCGTTTGTGCGCGATAAGGTTTCATCCAAATCCGAGAAGATCCCTTGGCTGGGTCTGTGACTCGCCAAGGTCTCCATGTTGGCCTGTTGGTGTCCGGGAAGACTCTTGAGTACCTCCGGTGTGATCCTCGAAGACACGGACGGATAAAGCAAAAACCGCCCCAAGGCCTGGGCCCGCGCATTGGGAAGATCCTGCCCCGTTTGGAGGAAAACAGGAAGCCTTTCTGAGAAATCCGCAACCGGCTGAGGATCCTGGAGGACCTGCTCCAGCTGCTGCACCAGTCCCCCTTGCTCATAAAAGGGCTGGGCCGGATTCACATACAAATACACTTGGTTGGTATCCGCATCGTAAACAGCCAATGTTTGCTCGTACTCTCCTGTGTGAATCTGAACGTTCCGATCGGAAAAATGCGCCACGGCCTGCTCGAGAATCCGCATGGAGTTCGGGGCGAGCCGCCGCAACTCTTCCTGATTCCGGAGATTCACATGCCCTTGCAAAAGGGTCTGCCGCTCCTTGGCCAAAGTCACTTCCGGATGCCTCGCCTCGTAGAGGGCCTTGGTGGTTCCCACAAATCCGTTCCCGCAAACCCATCGGCGCTGGGTCTCGCCCGCGGAGCTCAGTTCACGGAGGATCGGCGTTGCAAGGCATTCCTCAATCACCCGCACACCCCTCGCCTCCAGATCTCTCTTTTCTTCATCGGTGATATACACTAAGCCCATTTGTCCTTTGTCGGGTTGGTACCCCAAAAGCAAAACTCTCCACTCCCGGCCTCCGGGTTCCAAATCCCATTCCTCAAAACAGTGGGGGTGCTCTGCCAAGAACTTCCTCAAAGCTTCAAGGCGAGAGGCTTCAATCCGCACCCGGGCCTGATATGGATCCTTCTTCACCATCGCAAGTTCTCTCAAAAAACGAATATGGGGGTTCACCCTGAACACGTGGCCTTTACGCTCTCCGTCAGCCGCGTCTCCGTACAAGTCAACCCATTCCGCAGCCTCGCCGGAATCCTCAGTGGGGGACGCGTACTCTCCGGACCATCTCCCGGAATCCTGTGCAAAGAATGCATCGACTTCTCTCGCAAAGGTACGATTCACGATCACCACATTGAAAAGTTCTTCCACCCCGGCAGTCCGGGTGCCCCGGGCCAAGGCAGCGCCCGCGACCTTTCTCGCCAAGCGCTCCGTCACAGACAACACTCCGGACTCCTTGCTGTGCACCAAATTTTCGATAGTCACAGCCGGCCGTGATTCCAAACCTGAAGGGTCGAACTCTTTTGCAGCGGCAGCCTTTGCGAAATGAGCTTCTGCGGATTCCCGGTTGAGGTTTGCAAGGATTGAAGTGTTGATACTCCCCGGAACCCAAATATCCATTTGGGCTCTTTCAATGGCCTCGATCACCTCAGGGTTTCCCCTGGGTCTCCTGAGTTGATGCAATAGATTTGAATCCGGGCGCAAATCCAGCCCCGCCTCGATTACCATCGAAGGCCCCACGCGAACCGGCTCCCCCGCTGCATTTTCCAATTTCAACACCGGGTCCTGCTCCAAGGCATCGCGTGATATCATTTCCCAGATATTTTCTCCAACAAGAATTCCCATATTGATCACAGGATGTCCGTTCGGCCCGCGCACCTCGACATAGGTGTCTTCAGGTAAACCCCGCTCCTTGAGCCAGACTCTCAAGCGTTCCGCAGAAGCCGCGCTCAGTTTATCCGTCAGGGCAGTAACCAATGCCCCGCCCTCCGCAGCATTCAGAATATCCACCTCATGCGCGGTATTCATCGCGACCTTTCTGACCAAACGCGCCAAAGTGGCCTGCGCCGGATGGATTCCGGGGGCGTCTACCCCATAAGCCGCTTCGCCATCCTCACGCGCACCCATGAGTTCCATACGCACCTGCTGCCGGGTCTTTTGCCCGCAAGCAATGAGTTCCAAATTCTCTCTGAGCTGTTCTGTGGTGTAGTAGCCCATGAAAAGGCTCATACCCACCCCCAACAGATTCCGGTTGCTGTGGGGAGTCCCGAGCAAGCCGGGCAACTCCTCCGGAAAGTCCCGAGCCAGCTCCATAATCCCCTCATCAACGGCCCGCGCGGATTCCAATGAGTCAGAAATCCAAAGCGCCAAGAGCGGATCCTCGTCCAGGGGAAAAGGCGGATTTTCTCCATCCACCCAAGGGGCAACCCCTTCCTCGCGCACAATCCTCAAATCCCGCATAAGATGTTCCTGAAAAGACACCTGCAACCCGTTGCTGCGCTTACTTTCCAGACTTCGGACCACACGCCTGGCAACCCCCACCTTGGCGTGCTCCCGGTCCCCGCGCTTCATGCGTTCCCCAAACCACCAAGCCAGGGCCCGCGCGAGCTTGCCTGTGGAACCGCCGTCATCCGACACCGTCACTGAACCCACCACATACTGGCCCATGGCCGCACGCATGGCCTCAGGCCCCTGATCCAACAGGGCCCAGGTCAGGCGATGCGTCGGGGAATCCCTGGTTATATCCAAACGTGCAAGGAGCGCTTGGATTCTCGGAGACCAATCAACTGTCCTGAAGTCGATTTCTTTGCTCTTGAGAGCTCCAACCAGCTCCCCTGCCGTCATACCCGCGATCTGGCCGCCCAAGTATTGAGCGTCGTGCAATTGCACCGTGATCGTATAAATGAAGTCCTGGTAAACCATTTCCAGGATTTCTCCCAGGCGGAGCATCTCCTCACCTAATTTGGTTTCCAAAAACAACTGCTGGTCGTCCCCCCGGTCCCGCTCGCGGCTTTGCTGCAATTCAGCCTCGGAGATGATCCCCTGGTCAAGCAAATAGCCTTCCAGATTGTTCAAAGCTTTTACAGGCACGACCCCGGCCTCAACAAAAGGCCGCAGATCCAAAGTGGCCCCCATTCCATAAAACCCGCCCCCGCCCCCCATAGCCGCCAGGACATCACTCTGCTCCCTGCGGAGAATTTCCATGGCTTCGGCAACCTTGTACGCGTGTTTGTATCTCTTGAGACGGGCCGCCCGGCCTCGCAAAATAGAGGCCCGCCCTTTCCAATTCGTAATCTTTGCGGCCCTGACCAAGGCCCGCTCCACCACCACGATCTCGCTTTCCCCGTGCTTGTTTTCCCCCTGAAAAACCTCCAGCATGGCAAAATAGTTGCGCACCGGAGCCGGGAATTGAGGATCCAAGGCAAGCTTGCGTTTCTGCGCAGAGCTGTAAGCCAGGAATTCCTCAGGTCTCCGCACTGCCGAATCCGGGGAGCGCGTCCCGCAAGCCAGCGCATACAACCGCATCTCTTCCTCCTGCCGGTACGCCGTGTACAGGGCCTTCTCTTCGTCCGTACACTGCCGGCTGCGCCCGTCTTCGACCACAAAGTAATCTTTAGGAGTGTGATCCCTGCCGAGAAAGACCAAATACAAGCGGTTCTCTGATTCCCACAAGTCAAAACCCAAGCCCATCATGGGGCTGAGCCAATGCCAAAGATCTTCCACTGTTTCCGGCTGGGCAGGAAAACCTGTCTTGTCCTTTTGCCAGGCTTGGACCGCCAATAAGACCGCGGTCTCTCTCAGCCGGCGCCGCGCAGCGCCCATGCCCAAGTCTGTGCGGGCAAGCACCCCAAACGCATCTTTCGTTGCTTCCAGGGTCTCTTCAGGCAAATTCGTTCCACCTTGGAGAGCCTCCAGCACAAGCCCTCCCACAAAGAACATATCCGGAGAGCGTTCCAGATCAAAACCCGCAAAACCCCGCAAAAAGGCCTGCACGTCTTCAAAGCCCAGCTTTTTGCCGGCCTGCAAAATCCGCTCGTGGGCGCGCTCCATGTCGGCCATCGCGAGCTCCCGGGTTTCCTGCGGCTGGGCCGGTGCCATGATCCACTGCAGGGCATAGTAAGAACGCAGCTCAGCGGGCAGTCTAGGATCCTGGGCCAAGCCTTGGATCGTGGCCCAGTCCCTCAAGGAATCCTCTTGGCGCCAGGCCTGCATGGCCACGCGAATCAGAGTCTCGCGGACCCTGTCAGGCGCTCCCTCCGGCTTGTCCAGCATCCCGGCCACAAAGCCCGCAAGGTCCCCGCGCGCATGGGCCAGCTTGTCATTGCGGAAGCTCATTCCGTCATTGTGAGCGGAGCGAAGCAATCTTTGTCCTGCAAAACACAAATCGCCACGCCTCGCACTTGGCTCGGCTCGCGATGACGGGCTCTCACCTTCCCCAACGCACGAAGGAGCCGCAGAGGTCTCCGCAGCTCCTGTCAAACTCAAAGCCCAGAAGAGAATAAGGACCGCGTATTGCCTTGGCAATCGGTTGAGCATGGAGGTACTGACCCCCTTCTGTGTTGGCGCCAACCCCAGATTGCTCCCCCGAACCACTCACCTTCTTTATAAAGTATACACTATTAACAGCTCCGGTAAGGGACACATCTCCTTTGGAGATATGTCCCTTGAGTCAACCGGAATGCGTCCCTTGAGTCAGCAGGAGATGTGAGGCATCCCCTATGTCACCCATAGATGTGTCCCCAAAACAGCTTGTTACAGCGAGCTGGCCAGGGCTTGCCCGGCCCGGACCTGACCGGCAATTGCATCAGTCGCACTCCCTGCAGTGGGAATTCCAGGAATATCGAATACCAAGGCCGGTTCCAAGACCTGAGCATAGACTGCTCCTCTTTCCGTAACCCCAAAGAGCTTCTCATCCGCACTGTGTCCCAAAGCCTGGGCTTCCTCAGCAGACAAGGCCCGAATCGAGCCGTCGTTCTGATGCTTGGCCAAGAACTCATCGATCACGTCATCCGCGTCCTTCCCTTCGAATCCGTAGCCTTCCAGGATTTCATTCAGCTCTCCCCGCGACAAGATATTCCGCTTTGCCAACTCTCTTAGCACGGCAAGCCTGACCTCATGGTACCGACTCCTCGGATCCTGCATGTTGGCCAGCACAAATTCCCGCGCCACCTCAGCGGCTGCGGTCAGGCGCCTTTGCTGCTCGCCGCCATCCACGGCCGGAGACACCGAACCCCGTCCATAGACAGAGGTCTTCTTGCTCGTCCCGGAATTGCGGGCAATCACGGCCGCCACGCCCTCAAATGCCCCAGTCTCTGGATTGCGCTCCTGGATCTCCAAATACATTTGCTCAGCCTCATTGGCATAGAATCGACTCACAATACGAAGATTCTGTGATTCGTAAACAGGACCATCGGTCCCAGCAGGCGGTTCCCTGACCTCCCCATCCGCAGGGTACTCTCCAGTAAACTGCTTCACAATCTCACGGGTCGTCTGCACAGACATTGCCAAGCGAATGCCCTGCAGCTTGGATTTGTCAATATGCAGGGCATAGCGATTGATCTTGCAGCCTCGGGTAAAGGGATTCTCAAGAAAGCCTGCATACCCGCCATAACTGTCGTACATGCCCTCCGGTTGGCCATCCTCGCCAAGAGTCGTCATGGTCTCCATACGCCGCGTGGCCACCATGGCGCCAATGGCTCCGGCTGGGCCATTGCCCGCGGCCACAGCAACCGCGTTGCCATCCGGACCCGGAACACGCAGGAACCGGATAAAGTGCCCGGTTTCCTCTGCCCCGATAAACTTGGCCTTCTTGATGATCCTGCGTGCCAATTCAGCCTGATCCAATGAGCCCGCAGCTCCCCAGCTCTTGCGAGAGAATTCCGAAAGGCTGGAGATAATAGTGTACAAACGCTTGGCATTGGCCTCCGTCGATTGGGAAATACCCTCCAGCTGTTTTTCAAAATCTCTAATGCTCTGTTCGTATTCAGTGCGTGGTATGCCTGCTTCTTCCAGTATCTCTTCCAAGGCCAGCAAGGTGGCCGCAATCTTCACATAGGTGGACCGCAGGAGGACCCACTTGTCGCCCACAGCAGTGCGGTAGGCATCCAGCCCCAAGCCCAGCCAGCTGGAAACCGCGTTAAAATCACTTTCCACGGTGAGAGCAGCCACGGCTCCCATGTACTCCTCCCGATGTCTCTCAATCAAGTATTTCGCCTGCTGGTAAGCACACTCATCGCCGCCGGAGATGATGATGTAGTCCTTGGAAGGATCGTTGACATCGGGAATGATGACATCCCCGCGAATGTAGCGGTCCCCGTCCGAGTCAAACCAAGCAATGGAAAGACGGCGCTCGCCGCTCGCATACTGCCCTCGGAGCCCCTCTTTCCGAGCCTGTCCAAAGGCCCTCTCAAAAGTCAGGGCATAGCCCTCAGGGATATCGGCCGGGGTTACGATTGTCTTGGGAAATCCTTCAAAGGCCGCAGCCCCAAAACCCTCATTCACAAAGCCGTCTCCTTCGTCAAAGCTCGTCTGTCCCTGATATTCCTCCCCATTTTCCGGATCCTCCCAATCCACTTCGATCACATTGGCGCCGTGAGCCTTCAAGGCCTGCGAGGCAATTCCCTCGACCACTTGCCCATTGCGTCTTCTGGAAGAAAAGGCTCCCTTAGCCGCATCCAAAATCACATCATAGTCGCCCAGCGGTTCATCCTCTTGAATTCCATAATAGGAATACTTACCCTCTGGATCATCCGTGAAGGCTGTGAATGGGTCGGAGAGAACAGCCACCGCCAAATCAAAGGCTTCGGCCGCCTTGTCCCTGACTTCCCCTCCATGGGCCTCCAGGGTGTCATCCACGCCCTCGGCATAGGCCCGGATATAGGCGGCGGTTAGAGCCAGATCATCCGGAGGCAGCAGCTTGAGCGCGTCTGTGGCCAGGAAAATCTTGATCCCATGCTGGTTAAAGCGGTTGTGGCTGGCCGTAATCATGATGCCTCCGGCCGAACTCTGATTAATGGCAAAAGCGCCCACAAAAGGCGTGGGTAATATGCCCGCATCCACAGGCACCAGACCCGCATCACGCACCCCTTCAAACACGGCATCGCGAATCGCGTTGCGCTGCGCCGACTTGAGCACCCCATGGGCATCCCTCTCATCGGACTCCAGCCGTTCCTCGCGCGGATCATAGCCAATATCGAACTCCTGCCCCAGTTCGGCAATTCCCTGGTCGACCAAAGATTTGACCCAGGCATAAACATATTTCCGCATATTTTCCGGTGAAATATCATCAAAGTTGAGCGGAATTTCAATCCCAGGATTGGCCTCCATAATCAACTCTCTGTAAAGAATCTCCCCGCGCTTTCCATCCGTGCCCTGGACACGCACATAAGCACTTTCCAGCGCCTTGTCCACATTCCCAAAGGCCTGATAGCGCTCCTGGAAAAGGCCCAAATTAACGGCCTTAAACGTGCCGTTCTTAACAATATTGCTCCCGAGAATCAGCTTAAGCGCGCTGGCGCTGACCCCCGCGCGATGCAGCCGCACCGCCTTTTCATAAAGGGAGTAACGCGAGGAATTGATCCCAAAATTGTC
Protein-coding regions in this window:
- a CDS encoding NTP transferase domain-containing protein; amino-acid sequence: GLVDAGLPEWVVEIHNLRMYTERFLALGKEADGRARQAAILNTLGSSVDVDYAGMYELLLASLDESSWESVALALDARGADMDYWYGARRQLGYEKSGLGRFARFVDYARRGIREDRAVVRGVYDEELVAPLRGKDPVADLWPEYSRYRHLLELAREVEPALIRNEVLPAIQALHEGQGDYDLIAQELLAAYQRGPGAFGFWCDLVLRDVPVGRGGAWARATELIRRVQVIGKALDGDYLEWNSNGFGATWAEYKTWQERFGVGVLGGGRSLRLGGPNPAVTLTMAQSPMGSHPLIAAKDMGFDRGTLALVVGEGADQVKAGLSRNHVTIVDQRQMGADGTRQAVRGTGEATLKLLRVMESREHVLVLHGDKPAVDSALIGQVMRAHTRSRTEGQAALTLVAATVDESDPDFRDYGRLVLVNGRYVVIEDTQIAELRKPGGQIQILSAIPDSRGEREVIATFTQKQLPYIMQQPVFTGMMALNTYQTTEKLARIEQAGGEDRYAVTALVPQFAADQVQVVLADPAQMVGIKTAAQLNEVAERMVLAQKERDRVRGIHPFEPEVAELMDLLAGEEVMSRMNTAWSNTLILLSDDQDNFGINSSRYSLYEKAVRLHRAGVSASALKLILGSNIVKNGTFKAVNLGLFQERYQAFGNVDKALESAYVRVQGTDGKRGEILYRELIMEANPGIEIPLNFDDISPENMRKYVYAWVKSLVDQGIAELGQEFDIGYDPREERLESDERDAHGVLKSAQRNAIRDAVFEGVRDAGLVPVDAGILPTPFVGAFAINQSSAGGIMITASHNRFNQHGIKIFLATDALKLLPPDDLALTAAYIRAYAEGVDDTLEAHGGEVRDKAAEAFDLAVAVLSDPFTAFTDDPEGKYSYYGIQEDEPLGDYDVILDAAKGAFSSRRRNGQVVEGIASQALKAHGANVIEVDWEDPENGEEYQGQTSFDEGDGFVNEGFGAAAFEGFPKTIVTPADIPEGYALTFERAFGQARKEGLRGQYASGERRLSIAWFDSDGDRYIRGDVIIPDVNDPSKDYIIISGGDECAYQQAKYLIERHREEYMGAVAALTVESDFNAVSSWLGLGLDAYRTAVGDKWVLLRSTYVKIAATLLALEEILEEAGIPRTEYEQSIRDFEKQLEGISQSTEANAKRLYTIISSLSEFSRKSWGAAGSLDQAELARRIIKKAKFIGAEETGHFIRFLRVPGPDGNAVAVAAGNGPAGAIGAMVATRRMETMTTLGEDGQPEGMYDSYGGYAGFLENPFTRGCKINRYALHIDKSKLQGIRLAMSVQTTREIVKQFTGEYPADGEVREPPAGTDGPVYESQNLRIVSRFYANEAEQMYLEIQERNPETGAFEGVAAVIARNSGTSKKTSVYGRGSVSPAVDGGEQQRRLTAAAEVAREFVLANMQDPRSRYHEVRLAVLRELAKRNILSRGELNEILEGYGFEGKDADDVIDEFLAKHQNDGSIRALSAEEAQALGHSADEKLFGVTERGAVYAQVLEPALVFDIPGIPTAGSATDAIAGQVRAGQALASSL